A single region of the Bacteroides luhongzhouii genome encodes:
- a CDS encoding zinc ribbon domain-containing protein produces the protein MAREAKKDPNELTVEQKLKTLFQLQTMLSKIDEIKTLRGELPLEVQDLEDEIAGLSTRIDKIKAEVDELKSAIAGKRVEIETAKASVEKYKSQQDNVRNNREYDFLTKEIEFQTLEIELCEKRIKEYSADKEEKEAEVTKNDQILNERLKDLEQKKSELDEIISETKQEEEKLRDKAKDLETKIEPRLLQSFKRIRKNSRNGLGIVYVQRDACGGCFNKIPPQRQLDIRSRKKVIVCEYCGRIMIDPELAGVQIEHKVEEAPATTTKRAIRRKTAE, from the coding sequence ATGGCTAGAGAAGCAAAAAAAGATCCGAATGAGTTGACGGTAGAACAGAAACTGAAGACACTGTTCCAACTGCAAACAATGTTGTCTAAGATTGATGAAATCAAGACATTGAGAGGTGAACTTCCGTTGGAAGTGCAAGACCTTGAAGATGAAATTGCTGGTTTGAGTACCCGTATCGACAAGATCAAAGCTGAAGTGGATGAACTGAAATCTGCTATTGCCGGCAAGAGAGTAGAAATCGAAACAGCAAAGGCTTCAGTAGAAAAATATAAGTCACAACAAGACAATGTTCGCAACAACCGTGAATATGACTTCTTGACGAAGGAAATCGAATTCCAGACACTGGAAATCGAACTTTGCGAAAAGAGAATCAAAGAATATTCTGCTGATAAAGAAGAAAAAGAAGCTGAAGTGACAAAGAACGATCAGATTCTAAACGAAAGGCTGAAAGACCTGGAGCAGAAAAAGAGCGAACTGGATGAAATTATCTCTGAGACCAAACAGGAAGAAGAGAAATTGAGAGACAAAGCTAAAGACTTGGAAACTAAGATTGAACCACGTCTGTTGCAGTCTTTCAAACGTATCCGCAAGAACTCTCGTAATGGATTGGGTATTGTGTATGTACAACGTGACGCATGTGGTGGTTGCTTTAACAAGATTCCACCCCAGAGACAGCTGGATATCCGTTCTCGTAAGAAAGTAATCGTTTGCGAATATTGTGGACGTATTATGATTGACCCGGAATTGGCTGGTGTACAAATCGAGCACAAGGTGGAAGAAGCTCCGGCAACTACTACCAAAAGAGCTATCAGAAGAAAAACTGCTGAATAA
- a CDS encoding Nif3-like dinuclear metal center hexameric protein encodes MKIKQIVSALERFAPLPLQDGFDNAGLQIGLTEAEATGALLCLDVTEAVLDEAIALGYNLVISHHPLIFKGYKSITGKDYVERCILKAIKNDIVIYSAHTNLDNAQGGVNYKIAEKIGLKNLKVLEPKENNLVKLVTFVPYAQADAVREALFAAGCGNIGDYDSCSYNLKGEGTFRAKEGTHPFCGTIGELHHEEEVRIETILPSFKKAETIKALLAAHPYEEPAFDIYPLVNDWSQAGAGIVGELDESETELEFLRRIKKTFEVGCLRHNKLMGREIQKVALCGGAGAFLLPQAIRSGADVFITGEIKYHDYFGHEEDILMAEIGHYESEQYTKEIFYSIIRDLFPNFALQLSKINTNPIKYL; translated from the coding sequence ATGAAAATTAAGCAAATAGTAAGCGCCCTTGAACGATTCGCGCCTCTGCCATTGCAAGACGGCTTTGATAATGCCGGCCTGCAAATCGGATTGACAGAAGCGGAAGCAACAGGGGCTTTGTTGTGTCTTGACGTTACTGAAGCTGTGTTGGATGAAGCGATTGCGTTGGGATACAATCTCGTCATATCTCATCATCCGCTGATTTTTAAAGGATATAAATCCATTACGGGCAAGGATTATGTGGAACGCTGTATATTGAAAGCAATAAAGAATGATATTGTAATCTATTCAGCACATACGAATCTGGATAATGCACAAGGTGGGGTCAATTATAAGATAGCCGAAAAAATCGGATTGAAGAATTTGAAAGTGCTTGAGCCGAAAGAGAATAACTTGGTCAAGTTGGTGACTTTTGTCCCTTACGCACAAGCAGACGCGGTACGTGAAGCATTGTTTGCCGCCGGATGCGGAAATATAGGTGACTATGATTCATGTAGTTACAATCTGAAAGGAGAGGGAACTTTCCGTGCAAAAGAGGGAACGCATCCTTTCTGTGGAACAATCGGAGAACTGCACCACGAAGAGGAGGTGAGGATTGAAACGATTCTTCCTTCCTTTAAAAAGGCGGAAACCATCAAAGCTTTATTGGCTGCCCATCCTTATGAGGAACCGGCATTCGACATTTATCCGTTGGTGAACGATTGGTCGCAGGCGGGGGCGGGAATTGTCGGTGAATTGGATGAATCGGAGACAGAGCTCGAATTTTTGAGACGCATCAAGAAGACATTCGAAGTGGGGTGTCTGCGTCATAACAAGCTGATGGGAAGAGAGATACAGAAAGTAGCATTGTGTGGTGGTGCAGGTGCATTTTTGCTTCCACAGGCGATCCGGTCGGGAGCAGATGTTTTTATTACCGGCGAAATTAAATATCATGATTATTTCGGCCATGAAGAAGATATTCTGATGGCAGAGATTGGTCATTACGAAAGCGAACAATATACAAAAGAAATTTTTTATTCCATAATCCGGGATTTATTTCCTAATTTTGCACTCCAATTGAGTAAAATAAATACGAATCCCATAAAATATTTATAA
- a CDS encoding ABC transporter permease, translated as MGTIDISYYNLFIGLLLLAIPFFYLWKFKTGLLKPALIGTVRMIIQLFFIGMYLKYLFLWNNPWINFLWVIIMIFVAGQTALVRTQLKRRILLIPITVGFLCSVVLVGLYFIGIVLQLDNIFSAQYFIPIFGILMGNMLSSNVIALNTYYSGLKREQQLYRYLLGNGATRQEAQAPFIRQAIIKSFSPLIANISVMGLVAFPGTMIGQILGGSSPNVAIKYQMMIMVITFTASMLSLMITISLASRRSFDAYGKLLEVTKEPRK; from the coding sequence GTGGGAACGATTGATATATCATATTATAATCTTTTTATAGGCTTGCTTCTGCTTGCCATTCCGTTCTTTTATCTTTGGAAGTTTAAAACGGGACTACTGAAACCTGCCCTGATTGGTACAGTACGGATGATTATCCAACTGTTCTTTATCGGCATGTATCTGAAATATCTCTTTTTATGGAACAATCCCTGGATCAACTTCCTTTGGGTGATAATTATGATATTCGTAGCCGGACAGACAGCACTGGTGCGTACCCAGTTGAAACGTCGTATCTTATTAATCCCTATTACGGTAGGATTTCTTTGTAGTGTTGTATTGGTAGGCTTGTACTTTATCGGTATTGTTCTTCAATTGGACAATATATTTAGCGCCCAATACTTTATTCCGATATTCGGTATCCTGATGGGTAATATGCTTTCGAGCAATGTGATAGCTTTGAATACTTATTATAGCGGATTGAAACGTGAGCAACAGTTGTACCGTTATTTATTGGGAAACGGAGCAACAAGGCAGGAAGCGCAGGCTCCATTTATCCGACAGGCCATTATTAAATCCTTCAGTCCGCTGATTGCGAACATTTCCGTGATGGGATTGGTAGCTTTTCCAGGCACAATGATCGGACAAATCCTGGGAGGAAGCAGTCCGAACGTTGCCATCAAGTATCAGATGATGATTATGGTGATTACTTTTACGGCATCTATGCTGTCGCTGATGATAACTATTTCATTGGCTTCACGCCGATCTTTTGACGCATACGGGAAATTATTAGAGGTAACCAAAGAACCCCGAAAATGA
- a CDS encoding ABC transporter ATP-binding protein, with amino-acid sequence MLHIENICIAFGTEVLVSGFNMKLERGETACIVGQSGCGKTSLLNAIMGFVPLKEGIIRIGGMVLDKSTIDTVRRQIAWIPQELALPFEWVKEMVALPFGLKVNRSAPFSEERLFACFDELGLEHELYTKRVNEVSGGQRQRIMLAVAAMLNKPLIIIDEPTSALDADSTGRVLSFFRRQAERGTAVLTVSHDKDFASGCHYLIEL; translated from the coding sequence ATGCTACATATTGAGAACATTTGTATTGCTTTTGGGACAGAGGTTCTTGTTTCCGGTTTTAATATGAAATTGGAAAGGGGAGAAACCGCTTGCATTGTAGGGCAATCCGGCTGTGGAAAAACTTCTTTGTTGAATGCGATAATGGGTTTTGTTCCGTTGAAAGAAGGGATAATCAGGATAGGAGGAATGGTACTGGATAAATCGACTATTGATACAGTCAGGCGGCAGATTGCATGGATTCCCCAGGAATTGGCATTGCCTTTTGAATGGGTGAAAGAGATGGTAGCTCTCCCGTTCGGACTGAAAGTGAACCGTTCTGCCCCTTTTTCGGAAGAAAGGCTTTTTGCTTGTTTTGATGAATTGGGACTGGAACATGAATTATATACCAAGAGAGTGAATGAAGTGTCGGGCGGCCAGCGTCAACGCATCATGCTCGCTGTAGCGGCTATGCTCAATAAACCTTTGATTATTATAGACGAACCGACCTCTGCTTTGGATGCCGATTCGACCGGTAGAGTCTTGTCTTTCTTCCGGCGACAGGCAGAAAGGGGAACAGCAGTGCTGACCGTATCGCATGATAAGGACTTTGCTTCGGGTTGTCATTATTTAATAGAATTGTAA
- a CDS encoding helix-turn-helix transcriptional regulator: MGKKREGMQRLLVIINKLKGPQQYVPRKELENYVTHRMEERDGTPVDIRTLQRDFKDIEDLFGIRICFDKKQNGYYINEEDDLKKEQYERLLLNFDLLNALDKTSNLHTYVLAEHHRPNDSECLPALIKAIKFFHPVEFSYIYVREGDKVRKKKVLPYYLKEDQQRWYLLAYDNNILKTFNIDCIRNLKILYEETFKRNMNIDANNLFKDSYGIWNQTDIPVENIELSYSALDGSFLKSIPLHHSQEIITDNEMEFRIRLRLRITNDFVMALLSRSSSLTVIEPLHLRERIRKIYEEAIKRHL, from the coding sequence ATGGGCAAGAAACGGGAAGGAATGCAACGATTGCTGGTCATTATCAATAAATTAAAAGGACCGCAACAGTATGTGCCGCGTAAAGAATTGGAGAACTACGTGACACATCGCATGGAAGAACGAGATGGAACACCTGTAGACATAAGAACTTTGCAGCGAGACTTCAAAGATATAGAAGATCTATTTGGTATCCGCATCTGTTTTGATAAGAAACAAAACGGTTATTATATCAATGAGGAAGACGATTTGAAAAAGGAGCAGTACGAACGGCTTCTGCTAAACTTCGACCTATTGAATGCTTTGGACAAAACTTCCAACCTACACACCTATGTTCTTGCCGAACATCATCGACCAAACGACAGTGAATGTCTTCCGGCATTGATAAAAGCCATTAAATTCTTTCACCCGGTAGAATTCAGTTATATTTATGTACGTGAAGGAGACAAAGTACGCAAAAAGAAAGTCTTACCTTATTATCTGAAAGAAGACCAGCAAAGATGGTATCTCCTCGCCTATGACAACAACATATTAAAAACTTTCAATATAGACTGTATCCGCAATCTCAAAATCCTTTATGAGGAAACCTTCAAAAGGAATATGAATATTGATGCAAACAACTTATTTAAAGACAGCTACGGCATCTGGAATCAGACAGATATTCCAGTAGAAAATATTGAACTAAGCTATAGTGCATTAGATGGCAGTTTCTTGAAATCGATTCCTTTGCATCATTCACAAGAAATCATTACGGACAATGAGATGGAATTTCGAATCAGATTACGCCTTCGTATTACTAATGATTTTGTAATGGCATTGCTCTCACGTAGTAGTTCACTTACAGTAATTGAGCCGTTACATCTTCGGGAACGGATACGGAAAATTTATGAGGAAGCAATAAAAAGACATTTATAA
- a CDS encoding zinc-ribbon domain-containing protein has product MENNNEIKKIDSSMVECPFCRNAIEAPSKPDVIFKCPKCDKELITYNITQSNKTLNTKDNMSLIYCRECGKQISSHAQSCPFCGYPQNEQSLNSKGISLGYLFISFIIPLIGIILCCISWNNDDRKAKSALIGTLVGVLFTAVIYSIL; this is encoded by the coding sequence ATGGAAAACAATAATGAAATAAAAAAGATTGATTCTTCAATGGTTGAATGCCCCTTTTGTAGGAATGCAATAGAAGCTCCTTCTAAACCGGATGTTATATTCAAATGTCCCAAATGCGATAAAGAATTGATTACATATAATATAACCCAAAGTAATAAGACACTAAATACCAAAGATAACATGTCACTTATTTATTGTAGAGAGTGTGGTAAACAAATTTCAAGTCATGCCCAAAGCTGTCCTTTTTGTGGATATCCTCAAAATGAACAAAGCTTAAATAGTAAAGGAATCAGTTTAGGCTATTTATTTATAAGTTTTATAATTCCACTAATTGGAATAATCTTATGCTGTATTTCATGGAATAATGATGACAGAAAAGCAAAATCTGCCTTAATAGGTACATTAGTGGGAGTACTATTTACTGCTGTGATTTACTCTATTCTTTAA
- a CDS encoding GIY-YIG nuclease family protein, which translates to MENNKFKEIENTLLDKAKFRDPVKSIEDAPPCFGIYCIRIKNVDQLIEPCRIALKDRQHDIIYIGIANNLQKRLKQELIAKGHGTFFRSIGAILGFTPPKGSLKDKRNKYNYKFKKADENKIIQFNSDNLLVNYIITKERDEACEEYLIKKYRPIINIDKNPEVLSIVREKRELCREIANR; encoded by the coding sequence ATGGAGAATAATAAATTTAAAGAGATTGAAAATACACTTTTAGATAAAGCAAAATTTAGAGATCCTGTAAAAAGCATAGAAGATGCACCACCTTGTTTTGGCATCTATTGTATTAGAATCAAAAATGTAGATCAACTTATCGAACCGTGTAGAATAGCACTTAAAGATAGGCAGCATGATATTATATATATTGGTATCGCCAATAATTTACAAAAACGTTTGAAGCAAGAACTTATAGCAAAAGGTCATGGTACATTCTTCAGAAGTATTGGAGCTATTTTAGGGTTTACACCACCTAAGGGATCTTTAAAGGATAAAAGAAACAAATATAATTATAAGTTTAAGAAGGCAGATGAAAACAAGATTATTCAATTTAATAGCGACAATTTACTAGTTAATTATATCATCACAAAAGAAAGAGATGAAGCCTGTGAAGAGTATTTAATAAAAAAATACCGTCCTATTATCAATATTGATAAAAATCCGGAAGTCCTGTCTATTGTTCGTGAAAAAAGAGAACTTTGTAGAGAAATCGCTAACAGATAA